A single window of Hemicordylus capensis ecotype Gifberg chromosome 15, rHemCap1.1.pri, whole genome shotgun sequence DNA harbors:
- the C15H22orf39 gene encoding UPF0545 protein C22orf39 homolog, with protein MDGGGPWRPPRACDDYWTEWKHCKSIRNLFHHYYTYGKAPSCGQWKTDYRNCREWEKTKSAVAKDSLCQSERERVKEKQKHIPVWNLRKNPPTDWYLPLSEDKPK; from the exons ATGGATGGCGGCGGGCCGTGGAGG CCTCCACGAGCCTGCGATGATTACTGGACTGAATGGAAACACTGCAAGAGTATCCGGAACCTCTTTCATCACTACTATACCTACGGGAAGGCCCCTTCCTGCGGGCAGTGGAAGACGGACTACAGGAACTGCCGAGAGTGGGAGAAAACAAAAAGTGCGGTGGCTAAG GATTCCCTTtgtcagagtgagagagagcgagtgaAAGAGAAACAGAAGCATATACCGGTGTGGAATCTGAGGAAAAATCCTCCAACAGACTGGTACCTGCCCCTTTCTGAGGACAAACCCAAGTGA